In Rattus norvegicus strain BN/NHsdMcwi chromosome 1, GRCr8, whole genome shotgun sequence, a genomic segment contains:
- the Pagr1 gene encoding PAXIP1-associated glutamate-rich protein 1, whose translation MSLALGHGTIAGSTAAPLSEEGEVTSGLQALAVEDTGGPSVSASKAEEEGKGSQEEAGREASRAEEALEASSAVSDERAEGESEDWCVPCSDEEVELPANGQSWMPPPSEIQRLYELLATQGTLELQAEILPRRPPTPEAQSEEERSDEEPEAKEEEEEKPHMPTEFDFDDEPVTPKDSLIDRRRTPGSSARSQKREARLDKVLSDMKRHKKLEEQILRTGRDLFSLDSEGPSPASPPLRSSGNSLFPRQRKY comes from the exons ATGTCCCTTGCCCTGGGCCATGGAACCATTGCAGGCAGCACAGCGGCGCCTCTGTCTGAAGAAGGGGAAGTGACTTCCGGCCTCCAGGCTCTGGCGGTGGAGGACACTGGAGGTCCCTCTGTCTCGGCTAGTAAGGccgaggaagaggggaaaggcaGTCAGGAGGAGGCCGGGCGTGAGGCATCCAGGGCTGAGGAGGCACTAGAAGCTTCCAGCGCTGTGAGCGACGAGCGTGCCGAGGGAGAATCCGAAGACTGGTGCGTGCCCTGCAGCGACGAGGAGGTGGAGCTGCCGGCCAATGGGCAGTCCTGGATGCCCCCACCCTCCGAAATCCAGCGGCTCTATGAACTGCTGGCTACCCAAGGTACTCTGGAGCTTCAAGCGGAGATCCTACCCCGCCGGCCGCCTACTCCTGAGGCCCAGAGTGAAGAGGAGAGATCAGATGAGGAGCCAGAggccaaagaggaggaggaggaaaa GCCGCACATGCCTACAGAGTTTGACTTTGATGATGAGCCAGTGACACCCAAGGACTCACTGATTGACAGAAGACGTACACCAG GAAGCTCAGCCCGGAGCCAGAAACGGGAGGCGCGTCTGGATAAAGTCCTCTCAGACATGAAGCGACATAAGAAACTAGAGGAGCAGATCCTTCGGACCGGGAGAGACCTCTTCAGCTTAGACTCAGAAGGCCCCAGCCCTGCCAGCCCTCCACTCCGATCCTCAGGAAATAGTCTCTTTCCCAGGCAGCGAAAGTACTGA
- the Prrt2 gene encoding proline-rich transmembrane protein 2 isoform X2, with product MAASSSEVSEMKGVEDSSNTHSEGPRHSEEGMGPVQVVAENLDQPEALQSGPDTTAAPVDSGPKAELAPETTETPVETPETVQATDLSVNPGEDSKTCPSPKEACQEPASRPEVNREATAEQGAEQQSAAPPEPTSEQALQLNTQSDPQPTSQPPPKPPLQAEPPTQENPTTEVLTESTGEKQENGAVVPLQAGDGEEGPAPQPHSPPSTKTPPANGAPPRVLQKLVEEDRIGRAHGGHPGSPRGSLSRHPSSQLAGPGVEGGEGTQKPRDYIILAILSCFCPMWPVNIVAFAYAVMSRNSLQQGDVDGAQRLGRVAKLLSIVALVGGVLIIIASCVINLGVLTTTEPPRAISLRLRTAILRSQGGGF from the exons ATGGCAGCCAGTAGCTCTGAGGTCTCTGAGATGAAGGGGGTAGAAGACAGTTCCAACACCCACTCAGAAGGTCCCAGGCATTCTGAAGAAGGAATGGGTCCTGTCCAGGTTGTAGCAGAGAACCTAGACCAGCCAGAGGCCCTTCAGTCAGGCCCAGACACCACTGCAGCCCCTGTGGACTCAGGGCCTAAGGCTGAGCTGGCACCAGAAACCACAGAGACCCCAGTTGAAACCCCAGAAACAGTCCAGGCCACAGACCTCAGTGTAAACCCAGGAGAAGACTCCAAAACCTGCCCCAGCCCCAAAGAGGCATGCCAAGAGCCGGCATCCAGACCAGAGGTGAACAGAGAGGCTACAGCAGAGCAAGGGGCTGAGCAGCAGTCTGCAGCCCCTCCTGAGCCAACCTCAGAGCAGGCTTTGCAGCTAAATACCCAGTCAGACCCTCAGCCAACTTCCCAGCCTCCTCCTAAACCACCCCTTCAGGCAGAGCCCCCCACCCAAGAGAACCCTACCACAGAGGTCCTGACAGAAAGTACAGgggaaaaacaagaaaatggagCAGTGGTTCCCCTTCAGGCTGGTGATGGGGAAGAGGGCCCAGCCCCCCAGCCTCACtcaccaccctcaactaaaacaccCCCAGCCAATGGTGCACCCCCCCGTGTGCTGCAGAAGCTGGTTGAGGAAGACAGAATAGGAAGGGCTCATGGTGGGCATCCAGGATCTCCTCGAGGTAGCCTAAGCCGTCATCCCAGCTCCCAGCTGGCAGGTCCTGGGGTGGAAGGGGGTGAAGGCACCCAGAAACCTCGGGACTATATCATCCTTGCCATCCTGTCCTGCTTCTGCCCCATGTGGCCTGTCAACATTGTGGCCTTCGCTTATGCCGTCATG TCCCGGAACAGCCTGCAACAGGGGGACGTGGATGGGGCTCAACGTCTGGGTCGAGTAGCCAAGCTCTTAAGCATCGTGGCGCTGGTTGGGGGGGTCCTCATCATCATCGCCTCCTGCGTCATCAACTTAGGCG TTTTGACTACCACGGAGCCTCCGCGCGCCATTTCTCTGCGCCTGCGTACTGCGATCCTGCGCAGCCAGGGAGGCGGGTTTTAG
- the Prrt2 gene encoding proline-rich transmembrane protein 2, with the protein MAASSSEVSEMKGVEDSSNTHSEGPRHSEEGMGPVQVVAENLDQPEALQSGPDTTAAPVDSGPKAELAPETTETPVETPETVQATDLSVNPGEDSKTCPSPKEACQEPASRPEVNREATAEQGAEQQSAAPPEPTSEQALQLNTQSDPQPTSQPPPKPPLQAEPPTQENPTTEVLTESTGEKQENGAVVPLQAGDGEEGPAPQPHSPPSTKTPPANGAPPRVLQKLVEEDRIGRAHGGHPGSPRGSLSRHPSSQLAGPGVEGGEGTQKPRDYIILAILSCFCPMWPVNIVAFAYAVMSRNSLQQGDVDGAQRLGRVAKLLSIVALVGGVLIIIASCVINLGVYK; encoded by the exons ATGGCAGCCAGTAGCTCTGAGGTCTCTGAGATGAAGGGGGTAGAAGACAGTTCCAACACCCACTCAGAAGGTCCCAGGCATTCTGAAGAAGGAATGGGTCCTGTCCAGGTTGTAGCAGAGAACCTAGACCAGCCAGAGGCCCTTCAGTCAGGCCCAGACACCACTGCAGCCCCTGTGGACTCAGGGCCTAAGGCTGAGCTGGCACCAGAAACCACAGAGACCCCAGTTGAAACCCCAGAAACAGTCCAGGCCACAGACCTCAGTGTAAACCCAGGAGAAGACTCCAAAACCTGCCCCAGCCCCAAAGAGGCATGCCAAGAGCCGGCATCCAGACCAGAGGTGAACAGAGAGGCTACAGCAGAGCAAGGGGCTGAGCAGCAGTCTGCAGCCCCTCCTGAGCCAACCTCAGAGCAGGCTTTGCAGCTAAATACCCAGTCAGACCCTCAGCCAACTTCCCAGCCTCCTCCTAAACCACCCCTTCAGGCAGAGCCCCCCACCCAAGAGAACCCTACCACAGAGGTCCTGACAGAAAGTACAGgggaaaaacaagaaaatggagCAGTGGTTCCCCTTCAGGCTGGTGATGGGGAAGAGGGCCCAGCCCCCCAGCCTCACtcaccaccctcaactaaaacaccCCCAGCCAATGGTGCACCCCCCCGTGTGCTGCAGAAGCTGGTTGAGGAAGACAGAATAGGAAGGGCTCATGGTGGGCATCCAGGATCTCCTCGAGGTAGCCTAAGCCGTCATCCCAGCTCCCAGCTGGCAGGTCCTGGGGTGGAAGGGGGTGAAGGCACCCAGAAACCTCGGGACTATATCATCCTTGCCATCCTGTCCTGCTTCTGCCCCATGTGGCCTGTCAACATTGTGGCCTTCGCTTATGCCGTCATG TCCCGGAACAGCCTGCAACAGGGGGACGTGGATGGGGCTCAACGTCTGGGTCGAGTAGCCAAGCTCTTAAGCATCGTGGCGCTGGTTGGGGGGGTCCTCATCATCATCGCCTCCTGCGTCATCAACTTAGGCG tGTATAAGTGA
- the Prrt2 gene encoding proline-rich transmembrane protein 2 isoform X1 codes for MRLERTETAGRCGRQTAGWHGNAGARRTRGWCWVRRTIRRRSPPPWPLLKATREPLKEGLRRICYCHCCFLFPTGPLPSLFSKMAASSSEVSEMKGVEDSSNTHSEGPRHSEEGMGPVQVVAENLDQPEALQSGPDTTAAPVDSGPKAELAPETTETPVETPETVQATDLSVNPGEDSKTCPSPKEACQEPASRPEVNREATAEQGAEQQSAAPPEPTSEQALQLNTQSDPQPTSQPPPKPPLQAEPPTQENPTTEVLTESTGEKQENGAVVPLQAGDGEEGPAPQPHSPPSTKTPPANGAPPRVLQKLVEEDRIGRAHGGHPGSPRGSLSRHPSSQLAGPGVEGGEGTQKPRDYIILAILSCFCPMWPVNIVAFAYAVMSRNSLQQGDVDGAQRLGRVAKLLSIVALVGGVLIIIASCVINLGVYK; via the exons ATGAGACTGGAACGAACTGAGACTGCTGGTAGGTGTGGACGACAGACAGCTGGGTGGCATGGGAATGCAGGTGCCAGGCGAACTAGAGGGTGGTGCTGGGTGCGTCGTACCATCAGGAGAAGATCCCCTCCCCCTTGGCCTCTGCTGAAAGCAACAAGGGAACCCCTAAAAGAAGGGCTGAGAAG GATTTGCTACTGTCATTGCTGTTTTCTCTTCCCCACCGgccctctcccatctctcttctcTAAGATGGCAGCCAGTAGCTCTGAGGTCTCTGAGATGAAGGGGGTAGAAGACAGTTCCAACACCCACTCAGAAGGTCCCAGGCATTCTGAAGAAGGAATGGGTCCTGTCCAGGTTGTAGCAGAGAACCTAGACCAGCCAGAGGCCCTTCAGTCAGGCCCAGACACCACTGCAGCCCCTGTGGACTCAGGGCCTAAGGCTGAGCTGGCACCAGAAACCACAGAGACCCCAGTTGAAACCCCAGAAACAGTCCAGGCCACAGACCTCAGTGTAAACCCAGGAGAAGACTCCAAAACCTGCCCCAGCCCCAAAGAGGCATGCCAAGAGCCGGCATCCAGACCAGAGGTGAACAGAGAGGCTACAGCAGAGCAAGGGGCTGAGCAGCAGTCTGCAGCCCCTCCTGAGCCAACCTCAGAGCAGGCTTTGCAGCTAAATACCCAGTCAGACCCTCAGCCAACTTCCCAGCCTCCTCCTAAACCACCCCTTCAGGCAGAGCCCCCCACCCAAGAGAACCCTACCACAGAGGTCCTGACAGAAAGTACAGgggaaaaacaagaaaatggagCAGTGGTTCCCCTTCAGGCTGGTGATGGGGAAGAGGGCCCAGCCCCCCAGCCTCACtcaccaccctcaactaaaacaccCCCAGCCAATGGTGCACCCCCCCGTGTGCTGCAGAAGCTGGTTGAGGAAGACAGAATAGGAAGGGCTCATGGTGGGCATCCAGGATCTCCTCGAGGTAGCCTAAGCCGTCATCCCAGCTCCCAGCTGGCAGGTCCTGGGGTGGAAGGGGGTGAAGGCACCCAGAAACCTCGGGACTATATCATCCTTGCCATCCTGTCCTGCTTCTGCCCCATGTGGCCTGTCAACATTGTGGCCTTCGCTTATGCCGTCATG TCCCGGAACAGCCTGCAACAGGGGGACGTGGATGGGGCTCAACGTCTGGGTCGAGTAGCCAAGCTCTTAAGCATCGTGGCGCTGGTTGGGGGGGTCCTCATCATCATCGCCTCCTGCGTCATCAACTTAGGCG tGTATAAGTGA